TGCCCATGACTTCAACAACCTGCTGACGGTCATCCTCGGCAACCTGGAAATAATGCGCAAACGCCTGGGCGACGACCCGAAAGTCAGCCGTCTGCTGGAGAACGCCACCCAGGGCGCATTGCGCGGCGTTTCGCTGACCCAACGCATGCTGGCCTTCGCCCGGCGTCAGGAGCTCAAGACCGAACCGGTCGAAATCCCGAAGCTGGTGCAGGGCATCACCGGGCTGTTGCGCAGTTCGCTGGGACCGGGAATCCGCATCGAAACGCAGTTTCCCGATGATCTGCAAGCCGTGTTGGCTGACAGCAACCAGCTCGAACTGGCTGTGCTCAACCTGGCGACCAACGCCCGCGACGCCATGCCCGAGGGCGGCAGCGTCACGATCAGTGCCGAGCCCGAAGTGGTGCTCGAGCAACACGACTCGACCCTGGCGGCCGGGCGTTACGTCTGCCTGAGGGTGATCGATACCGGTGAAGGCATGGATGCTGAAACGCTCGCGTCGGCGACCGATCCGTTTTTCACCACCAAGGGGCTGGGCAAGGGCACCGGGCTGGGGTTGTCGATGGTCCATGGCTTTATCGAACAACTGGGTGGCCGCTTCATTCTGAAAAGTACCCAGGGGCAGGGCACGACCGCCGAGCTGTGGTTGCCGGTGGCCATCGACGGCGTCGCCGCCAAACCGCATGGCCCGGCTTTGTCCACCGACACGGTGCCGCGCCTCAGCGTGCTGGTAGTGGATGATGACAGCCTGGTACTCACCAGCACCGTCCTGTTGCTGGAAGACCTTGGCCATCGGGTCATCAGCGCCACTTCCGGTGCCCAGGCGCTGGAGCTGTTTGATCAGGACGAGGTTATTGATCTGATGATCACCGACATGGCCATGCCGCAGATGAGCGGCGCGCAACTGGCTCACGCTGTGCGCCTGCTCAAGCCGGACCTGCCGATCATCCTCGCCACCGGTTATGCCGAGCGTCTTGAAGGCTTCGCAGCGGAGCTGCCGCGATTGTCGAAACCGTTCAACCAGATGAATCTGGTGGAGATCATTGCCCAGTCGATGAAGTGAGTTCAGGGTTTGCGTGGCTTGTGCCGCTCATAGCGGGCGAGAATCGGCTGGGTGCTGACGCCGTGCAGCAAAATGCTTAGCGCCACCACCGACAGGGTCAGGTCGGTACACAGCGTACCCACGCTGTCGCCCAGTCCATGGTTCAGCGCATAGAAAAGGTAGAACAGACTGCCGATGCCACGAATGCCGAACCAGCCGATCAATAACCGTTGGCGCCCAGCCAGCAGCGATCCCCACGGCATCAACGCCACGCAGACGGGGCGAATCACACAGAACAGCACGCCGCCGATCAGTAAGGCCCGCCAGTCCCAGTGACTGACCAGCACCACGCCCAGCAGGGTGACCAGAAACACTTCCATCGCCCGTTCCACCAGACTGCCGAAGGCGAGCATGTCACCCATCATGATCCCGGCGGCCACCTGGCTGTCTTCCAGTCGTTCTGTGTCGCCGTGCACCGCGTGCTGAGGTTCGACGTTCTGATGGCCGACCACCGGTTGTACCAGATGCTCGGCGGGCGGTTGGTGGACGCCAGTGGATTTGACTTCCTCCTGACGCAACCCCAGGCCGGCGGCGAACACCGACAGAAAACCGTAGCCGCCGATAGATTCCGCCACCACGTAGGCCAGTGCGATCAACGCCAGTGCCAGGTAGTCGTTGGGGCTGAGGGTGCTGTCATCGTTGCGGATGCGCAGTGACAAGGTCAAACGGCCGATGCCGCGTCCCATCCAGTAACCGCAAAGCAATCCGGCGGGCACGGCCCAGAGCAGGCTGCGCAGCGCCCAGTCGGGCCACTCGGCGGCAAAACCTTCACCGTGCAACAGCAACAGCCCGAGGATCACGAAAGGAAAGGCAATCCCGTCATTGAGCCCAGCCTCGCCGGACAGGCCGAACCGCACGCTGTCGACGTCCCGCGCATCGTTGACCTGCACCAGCGCCGCGAGCACCGGATCGGTCGGCGCCAGAATCGCCCCGATCAGCAACGAAGGGCCCCAATTGAGGTTCAAGCCAAAATGCAGGAACAGGCAGACCCCGATGATCGTCAGCACCATCACCGGCCCCGCCAGGCCAAATGCGATCCGCCAACGTTTGTCGCGCAACGGCAGTCGCAGTTTCAAACCGCAGACAAACAGGGAAAACAGCACCGCGACTTCAGTCAGGTGCTCCATCCACAAAGAGGCCTCGTCCAGCGGCAACTTCAGCAGATCGAGCCCGACGGGGCCGATGCCGACGCCCAGCAACAGACATACAGCTGATGTCGTCACCGGCATCCAGCGCAAGTACGACGACGTCAGTGCGAGGGTCAGCAGCACAGCGCCGAGCACCGCGACCCAAATGATGAAGCTCACGACGGGCGGCCCGCCGCGCCGATTCGATGCCGCCGCGACATGCCCGACCTAACCCGCGGTCGTGCGCAGGTATTCCGGCGTCAGCACGTTGAACCACAGCAGAATCATCGACACCAGCAACGTCACCAGCACCAGCAACGCAACACCCCAGACGCTGGCTGAGTACAGCAGACCCTGTTCCTTGCGCTCGTGCATGAAGGTCGGCAGGCCGACGAACAGCAGAAACGTCGAATAAATCGATGCCGCGCCCAGCACCAGCACCGCCAGCCAGCGGCTCGGGTACAGACCGGCGATCCCGGCGAGGAAAAACGGGGTGACGGTGTACGCCGCGAAACCGATGCACTGATTGAGCGTCGGCCGCGCATCGAAAGTGCGCGACATCCAGCGAATGAAACCGCCGATGATCGCCACACCGACGACGATAGTGAGGTAGAGCAAGACACTCAGCTGCAAGGCGCTGGCACTGCTGAGCCTGACGGTTTCACCCACCGCCAGGCTCCAGCCGACATACGTTGTGCCGATGAACAGGCACACCGCCGGAACGAGGGCCAGCAACAGCAGGTGGGCGAGGTAATGACGCGGATGCGCTTCTTCTTCGCGGCGGATGTCGGTCCAGGCGAAGTTCGGCTGGGTGAAGAGCTTGACGATAGGTGCGGACATGACGACCTCCTGATCTCTCGCAACCCGAACGGGCCATGAAGGTATGGAGAGGTCGTCTTGTCCTGCGGTTCACTTTTTTCGGCAGACGGTTCAGAGCATGGGTTTGCCGCCGGTCACGCCGTAGCGCTGGCCGGTGATGTAGCTGGCTTCATCCGATGCCAGCAGCACGTAGATCGGCGCGACCTCCACTGGCTGGCCGGGCCGACCGAGTGGTGTTTGCTCGCCGAAGTTCTGCACTTCTTCATCGGGCATGGTCGAGACGATCAGGGGCGTCCAGATCGGCCCCGGTGCCACGCAGTTCACGCGGATCTCCCTCGGGCCAAGCATTTGCGCCAGGCCACCGGTGAAATTGGCGATGGCGCCTTTGGTGGTGGCGTAGGCGAGCAGGGTGGGTTTGGGCATGTCCGAGTTGACCGAACTGGTGTTGATGATCGAAGCGCCGGGACCCATGTGTTTGATGGCGGCCTGACACAGACGGAAAATCGCGGTGATGTTGACGTCGAAAGTCATCACCCATTCATCGTCGGGAATCTCCTCGAAGGTTTCGTGGGTCATCTGGAAGGCCGCGTTGTTGACCAGCACGTCGATGCGGCCGAAGCGCTCGACGGTTTGGTCTACCAGCGCCTGGCACTGGGCCTTCTGGGAAATGTCGCCGGGCAGCAACAGGCACTGGCGACCGGCCTGTTCGACCCAACGCGCGGTTTCCTTGGCATCTTCATGTTCATTCAAATAGGCGACCGCCACATCGGCACCTTCGCGGGCAAAGGCAATGGCCACCGCCCGGCCGATGCCGCTGTCGGCGCCGGTGATCAGCGCAATCTTGCCGGCCAGCCGACCGGAGCCGGTGTAGCTTTGCTCGCCGCAATCGGGGTAGGGCTCCATCTTGCGCTGGGAGCCGGGAACCGCTTGCGCCTGTTTCGGGAATGGGGGTTTGGGATAGTGCGTCATCGTCAATCTCCGGGTCTCGGGGCAGGTAGGCCGGTTGACCCGGCCCGTCTGCGGTGAGTTCGATCCGATTGACGATGCGTTTTTGGTGGGCGTCAGGCCTTGCGTTCACTCAGGCTGCGCGCCATCCGCGAAATCCCTTCCTCCAGCATCGAACGCGGGCAACCGAAGTTCAGGCGCACGAACTGTTGGCTGTGATCGCCAAAATCCAGACCAGGGCTGAGGCCGACGCGGGCGTGTTCCAGGAAGAATTTCTGCGGGTCGTCCAGATCCAGCGCCGAGCAGTCCAGCCACGCCAGATAAGTGCCTTGTGGAACGTTGATCGTTACGCCGGGCAGACGGTTGCGAACCGCTTCTACCAGCCAGTCACGGTTGGCTTGCAGGTATTGCTTGAGTTCCTTCAGCCACGGACCGGCCTCGCTGTAGGCCACGCGGGTGGCTTCCATGCCCAGCGGGTTGACGCTGTCGACCATGCCGCAACGGGCGTGGTTGACGCGTTCGCGCAGGGCGGCGTCCTGGATGATCATGAACGAAGTCTTGAGGCCGGCGATGTTGTAGGCCTTGCTCGCTGACATCAGGGTGATGGTGCGACGGGCAATCTCCGGGCTCAGGGAGGCGGTCGGAATGTGCACGCGGCCGTCGTAGCACAGTTCGGCGTGGATCTCGTCGGAGATGATCCAGGCGTCCTGTGCCACGCAGATGTCCGCCACCGCTTGCAGTTCTTCACGGCCGAAGACCTTGCCGATCGGGTTGTGCGGGTTGCTCAGCAGCAGGGCGCCGCCACCTTTCAGGGATTCACGCAGTGCGTCCAGCGGGGTGGCGTAGCTGCCGTCGGCCTGGGCGCTGAATTCCAGTTCGACCTTGTTCAGGCCCCAATGGCCCGGCGCATGGCGCAGCGGCGGGTAGTTCGGGGTTTGCACCACAACGTTCTGCTGTGGTTGTACCAGCGCCTTGAGCGCCATGTTGAAACCCGATTCGACGCCCGGCAGGAAGATCAGCTCTTGCGGTTTGACCCGCCACGCGAACTTGTTCCAGAGGTCGGCGACGATCGCCTCGCGCAGGTTGTCCTGGGCCACGCTGTAGCCAACCAATGGGTGCAGCAGGCGTTGTTGCAGCGCCTCGATGACCACCGGCGGCGCGGCGAAATCCATGTCAGCGACCCACATCGGCAACACGTCGGCCGGATAGCGGCTCCACTTGGTGCTGCCGGTGTCGTGGCGGTCGAATACCTGATCAAAATCGAAAGTCATGCGCGGTCTCTGAAGGCGGAGATGGGTCGTGCCGGCGATGATAAACCCCCATCCCCTGTGGGCGCGAACTTGTGACCGATGAATGGCCGACGGTCGGTTTTCACACTGGGCAATCGCACGTTGTCTACAGTGAAAAGGTCGGCACTCGTGTGTCGCAACCGTGATTGTCCAGAACAGACCCGGCACAAGTACCGGGTTCCACCTGATCAGGAGTGCACGATGGATCTCAGCCGTCGTCAGTTCTTCAAGGTCGCCGGTATCGGCCTTGCAGGCTCTAGCCTGGGCGCGTTGGGCATGGCCCCGACGCCGGCCTTCGCCGAGCAGGTGCGCCACTTCAAGCTTGCCCACACCCATGAAACCCGCAACACCTGCCCGTATTGCTCGGTCGGTTGCGGCTTGATCATGTACAGCCAGGGCGATGCCGCGAAGAACGTTGCGCAAAACATCATTCATATCGAAGGTGACGCCGACCACCCGGTCAATCGCGGCACCCTGTGCCCGAAAGGCGCGGGTCTGCTGGACTTCATTCACAGCCCCGGCCGCTTGCAGTACCCGCAGGTGCGCAAGCCCGGCAGCAGCGAATGGACCCGGATCACCTGGGACGAAGCCCTCGACCGCGTCGCCGACCTGATGAAGGCCGACCGCGACGCCAATTTCGTTGAGCAGAACGCCCAGGGCCAGACAGTGAATCGCTGGCTGACTACCGGTTTCCTCGCGGCGTCCGCGGCGTCCAACGAAGCGGGCTACATCACCCACAAAGTGGTGCGCAGTCTCGGCATGCTGGGGTTCGATAACCAGGCGCGTGTCTGACACGGCCCGACGGTGGCAAGTCTTGCCCCGACGTACGGCCGTGGAGCCATGACCAACACCTGGACCGATATCGCCAACGCGAATCTGATCCTGGTGATGGGTGGCAACGCAGCAGAAGCCCATCCTTGCGGCTTCAAATGGGTGACCGAAGCCAAGGCACACAATGCCGCGCGGCTGATCGTGGTCGATCCGAGGTTTACCCGGACCGCGTCCGTGGCCGATTACTACGCGCCGATTCGCACCGGCAGCGACATCGCGTTCATGGGCGGGCTGATCAATTACCTGCTGACCGAGGACAAGATCCAGCACGAATACGTGCGCAACTACACCGACGTGTCGTTCATCGTCAAAGCCGGTTTCGGCTTCGAGGACGGGCTGTTCACCGGTTACGACGCGGCCAAGCGCAGCTACACCGACAAGTCCACCTGGGGTTACGAACTGGGCGAGGACGGCTTCGTCAAAGTCGACCCGACCCTGCAAGACCCGCGCTGCGTCTATCAATTGATGAAGCAGCATTACAGCCGCTACAACATCGACCTGGCGAGCCAGATCTGCGGCATGCCGGTCGATGCGATGCAGAAAATCTGGGAGGAAATCGCCACTTGCTCGGCCCCGTGCAAGACCATGACCATCCTCTATGCGCTGGGCTGGACCCAGCACTCGATCGGCTCGCAGATCATCCGCAGCGCAGCGATGGTGCAACTGTTGCTGGGCAACGTCGGTATGCCCGGCGGCGGGGTCAACGCCTTGCGCGGGCACTCGAACATTCAGGGCCTGACCGACCTCGGCTTGCTGTCCAACGCGCTGCCGGGTTACCTGACCCTGCCCACCGACATGGAGCAGGACTACAACGCCTACATCAAGAAACGCACGCAAGTACCGTTGCGGCCGGGGCAATTGTCCTACTGGCAGAACTACAGCAAATTCCACGTCAGCCTGATGAAAGCCTGGTACGGCGCCAATGCCACCGCCGAGAATCAGTGGGCCTACAACTACCTGCCGAAACTCGACATTCCCAACTACGACATCCTCAAGGTGTTCGACCTGATGGGGCAGGGCAAGGTCAACGGCTACATGTGCCAGGGCTTCAACCCGATTGCCGCGTTGCCGGACAAAAACAGGGTGATGGCGGCATTGGCCAAACTGAAATGGCTGGTGGTGATGGACCCGCTGGCCACCGAAACCTCGCAGTTCTGGGAAAACGTCGGGCCGTTCAACGATGTGAAGAGCGCCGATATCCAGACCGAAGTGATCCGCCTGCCGACCACCTGTTTTGCCGAAGAGGACGGCTCGCTGGTCAACAGCAGTCGCTGGCTGCAATGGCACTGGAAAGGTGCCGACGGCCCCGGCGAGTCGCGTACCGACGTGCAGATCATGAGTGCGCTGTTCCTGCGCCTGCGTGAGCGTTATCAGGCCGAGGGCGGCAAATTCGCCGATCCGCTGTTGAAACTGTCGTGGCCGTACAAGATCGCCGAAGAACCCTCGCCGGAAGAGATCGCCAAAGAGGTCAACGGCTACGCCACCACTGATTTCACCGACGCCACGGGCGCGGCGATCAAGGGCAATTCGCAACTGGCCGGGTTCGCCCAGCTCAAGGATGACGGCAGCACCGCGTCCGGTTGCTGGATCTTCTGCGGCAGCTGGACTGAAGCCGGCAACCAGATGGCCCGCCGCGACAACAACGACCCTTACGGCATGCATCAGCATCAGGGCTGGGCGTGGGCCTGGCCGGCCAACCGGCGAATTCTCTATAACCGCGCTTCGGCGGATGTCTCGGGCAAACCCTGGGATCCGAAAAAACGCCTGGTGTGGTGGAACGGCAAGGCCTGGGGCGGCACCGATGTGCCGGACTACAAGGCCGACGTGCCGCCGGAAGCCGGGATGAACCCGTTCATCATGAACCCCGAAGGTGTGGCGCGGTTCTTCGCCGTCGACAAGATGAACGAAGGGCCATTCCCCGAGCACTACGAGCCGTTCGAAACGCCGATCGGCATCAACCCGCTGCACCCGGACAACAAGAAAGCCACCAGCAACCCGGCGGCACGGATCTTCGATTCGGTGTGGGACAGCCTCGGCGTGGCCAAGGATTACCCGTATGCCGCCACCAGTTACCGGCTGACCGAGCATTTCCACTTCTGGAGCAAGCACTGCAAGTTGAACGCGATCGCCCAGCCCGAGCAGTTCGTGGAAATCGGCGAAGTGCTGGCCAAGGAGAAGGGCATCGCTGCCGGCGACCGGGTGCGGGTCAGCTGCAAGCGCGGGTTCATTGAGGCGGTAGCGGTGGTGACCAAAAGGATCCGGCCGTTGCAGGTCAACAATC
The window above is part of the Pseudomonas fluorescens genome. Proteins encoded here:
- a CDS encoding hybrid sensor histidine kinase/response regulator — protein: MSENKKSAAIEDMRFRLLIDAVVDYAIYMIDPEGIITSWNSGAKRFKGYEEAEILGEHFSRFYTPEDRANGLPQRALDTAIREGRFEGEGWRVRKDGTHFWCHVVIDPIFSPSGQLLGFAKITRDLTDRKMAEETLKQSEQQFRLLVQGVTDYAIYMLSPEGRVTNWNPGAQRIKGYKPDEVIGKHFSMFYTPEDREIGEPQRALETAVREGRFENKSWRLRKDGTRFLAHVVVDAIRGDTGTLLGFAKITRDVTEATQAQQALEKTREALFQAQKMQAIGQLSGGIAHDFNNLLTVILGNLEIMRKRLGDDPKVSRLLENATQGALRGVSLTQRMLAFARRQELKTEPVEIPKLVQGITGLLRSSLGPGIRIETQFPDDLQAVLADSNQLELAVLNLATNARDAMPEGGSVTISAEPEVVLEQHDSTLAAGRYVCLRVIDTGEGMDAETLASATDPFFTTKGLGKGTGLGLSMVHGFIEQLGGRFILKSTQGQGTTAELWLPVAIDGVAAKPHGPALSTDTVPRLSVLVVDDDSLVLTSTVLLLEDLGHRVISATSGAQALELFDQDEVIDLMITDMAMPQMSGAQLAHAVRLLKPDLPIILATGYAERLEGFAAELPRLSKPFNQMNLVEIIAQSMK
- a CDS encoding cation:proton antiporter, with the protein product MSFIIWVAVLGAVLLTLALTSSYLRWMPVTTSAVCLLLGVGIGPVGLDLLKLPLDEASLWMEHLTEVAVLFSLFVCGLKLRLPLRDKRWRIAFGLAGPVMVLTIIGVCLFLHFGLNLNWGPSLLIGAILAPTDPVLAALVQVNDARDVDSVRFGLSGEAGLNDGIAFPFVILGLLLLHGEGFAAEWPDWALRSLLWAVPAGLLCGYWMGRGIGRLTLSLRIRNDDSTLSPNDYLALALIALAYVVAESIGGYGFLSVFAAGLGLRQEEVKSTGVHQPPAEHLVQPVVGHQNVEPQHAVHGDTERLEDSQVAAGIMMGDMLAFGSLVERAMEVFLVTLLGVVLVSHWDWRALLIGGVLFCVIRPVCVALMPWGSLLAGRQRLLIGWFGIRGIGSLFYLFYALNHGLGDSVGTLCTDLTLSVVALSILLHGVSTQPILARYERHKPRKP
- a CDS encoding Yip1 family protein, which codes for MSAPIVKLFTQPNFAWTDIRREEEAHPRHYLAHLLLLALVPAVCLFIGTTYVGWSLAVGETVRLSSASALQLSVLLYLTIVVGVAIIGGFIRWMSRTFDARPTLNQCIGFAAYTVTPFFLAGIAGLYPSRWLAVLVLGAASIYSTFLLFVGLPTFMHERKEQGLLYSASVWGVALLVLVTLLVSMILLWFNVLTPEYLRTTAG
- a CDS encoding glucose 1-dehydrogenase gives rise to the protein MTHYPKPPFPKQAQAVPGSQRKMEPYPDCGEQSYTGSGRLAGKIALITGADSGIGRAVAIAFAREGADVAVAYLNEHEDAKETARWVEQAGRQCLLLPGDISQKAQCQALVDQTVERFGRIDVLVNNAAFQMTHETFEEIPDDEWVMTFDVNITAIFRLCQAAIKHMGPGASIINTSSVNSDMPKPTLLAYATTKGAIANFTGGLAQMLGPREIRVNCVAPGPIWTPLIVSTMPDEEVQNFGEQTPLGRPGQPVEVAPIYVLLASDEASYITGQRYGVTGGKPML
- a CDS encoding MalY/PatB family protein, which translates into the protein MTFDFDQVFDRHDTGSTKWSRYPADVLPMWVADMDFAAPPVVIEALQQRLLHPLVGYSVAQDNLREAIVADLWNKFAWRVKPQELIFLPGVESGFNMALKALVQPQQNVVVQTPNYPPLRHAPGHWGLNKVELEFSAQADGSYATPLDALRESLKGGGALLLSNPHNPIGKVFGREELQAVADICVAQDAWIISDEIHAELCYDGRVHIPTASLSPEIARRTITLMSASKAYNIAGLKTSFMIIQDAALRERVNHARCGMVDSVNPLGMEATRVAYSEAGPWLKELKQYLQANRDWLVEAVRNRLPGVTINVPQGTYLAWLDCSALDLDDPQKFFLEHARVGLSPGLDFGDHSQQFVRLNFGCPRSMLEEGISRMARSLSERKA
- the fdnG gene encoding formate dehydrogenase-N subunit alpha, with amino-acid sequence MDLSRRQFFKVAGIGLAGSSLGALGMAPTPAFAEQVRHFKLAHTHETRNTCPYCSVGCGLIMYSQGDAAKNVAQNIIHIEGDADHPVNRGTLCPKGAGLLDFIHSPGRLQYPQVRKPGSSEWTRITWDEALDRVADLMKADRDANFVEQNAQGQTVNRWLTTGFLAASAASNEAGYITHKVVRSLGMLGFDNQARVUHGPTVASLAPTYGRGAMTNTWTDIANANLILVMGGNAAEAHPCGFKWVTEAKAHNAARLIVVDPRFTRTASVADYYAPIRTGSDIAFMGGLINYLLTEDKIQHEYVRNYTDVSFIVKAGFGFEDGLFTGYDAAKRSYTDKSTWGYELGEDGFVKVDPTLQDPRCVYQLMKQHYSRYNIDLASQICGMPVDAMQKIWEEIATCSAPCKTMTILYALGWTQHSIGSQIIRSAAMVQLLLGNVGMPGGGVNALRGHSNIQGLTDLGLLSNALPGYLTLPTDMEQDYNAYIKKRTQVPLRPGQLSYWQNYSKFHVSLMKAWYGANATAENQWAYNYLPKLDIPNYDILKVFDLMGQGKVNGYMCQGFNPIAALPDKNRVMAALAKLKWLVVMDPLATETSQFWENVGPFNDVKSADIQTEVIRLPTTCFAEEDGSLVNSSRWLQWHWKGADGPGESRTDVQIMSALFLRLRERYQAEGGKFADPLLKLSWPYKIAEEPSPEEIAKEVNGYATTDFTDATGAAIKGNSQLAGFAQLKDDGSTASGCWIFCGSWTEAGNQMARRDNNDPYGMHQHQGWAWAWPANRRILYNRASADVSGKPWDPKKRLVWWNGKAWGGTDVPDYKADVPPEAGMNPFIMNPEGVARFFAVDKMNEGPFPEHYEPFETPIGINPLHPDNKKATSNPAARIFDSVWDSLGVAKDYPYAATSYRLTEHFHFWSKHCKLNAIAQPEQFVEIGEVLAKEKGIAAGDRVRVSCKRGFIEAVAVVTKRIRPLQVNNQVVHQIGIPLHWGFTGLTRHGYLTNTLVPFLGDGNTQTPESKSFLVNVEKL